Within Thermus sp. CCB_US3_UF1, the genomic segment ATGGGGCAGATGGGCCTCGCCCTGCAGGCCGTTTCCAGGATCTTTCTCCAGCTGCCCCTGTTTCCCAAGGATCTCCTCCCCCTCTGGCTCAAAACGGCAGAGCGGGTGTACCGTGAGGACGGAACCCTTTACGCCTTGACCCGTTATAGGGCAGGCCAGGGGGTCATCGATCTGGTCAACCTGGGAGCGGGCTGGATGTGGGTGTTGCAGCGGCTTGAGGTCTGGGGAGGGAATATGGAGGGAGAGGTCAAGGGTGCCCTGCCTCTAACAGAGGAGGAAAAGCCCCTTTTTGAGGCCTACGGCTTTGGTGCCTTGAGGGCTGGGCTCTACCTCCTGGGCCAGGCCATGGAGGCCGTGGGCCAGGCCCAGGCTAGGCTTTCCGAGTATAGGAAAGAACCCCTTTTGGACTCCATCGGTTGGCAGGGGATGAGCCTGGTCCGGGTGCGCCATCTGGTACCGGAGGTGATGGCTAAGGCCACCTACTACCTGGAAGGGGACGACCGCACCCGTGTGCTGGACCTTTTGGGTCGGGCCACAGACCTGCTGGAGCGTTCCCGGGAAAGCCTTTCCGAGCGGGAGGTGCCCTACTACATCCTCATGGGCTATGCCCAGGCCCGGAGCAAAAGGCTACGTTCAGGGAGAAGGGAGGAGGTAACCCATGGTGGCTAATGCGGAGATCCTCTACCTCTATGAGGCCAAGGACACCAACCCCAACGGGGATCCCGACGCCGAAAACCGTCCCCGCATGGACTACGTGGGGCAACGGCTTCTGGTGAGCGATGTACGGCTTAAGCGCTACGTGCGGGACTACCTCCTTGCCCGCGGGGAGGATGTATGGGTGCGTTCCCGCGAGGATGGGAGCCGCACGGATGCCGACGGCAGGCTGGAGGACTTGAAGGGGCTCTACAAGGAAGAAACCGGGCGGGATGCTGGGGCCAAAAAGAAGGACCTGGACCCCGAGTTTCTGGCCTGGTACCTCAGGCGCCTGAGGGACGTGCGCCTCTTTGGTGCGGTGCTACCCATCAAGGCTGAGGGCGAATCCAAGGGTGGGACAGGGCAGTTTGTGGGGGCCGTGCAGTTTGATTGGGGCTACTCCCTTCACCCCGTGGAGGTCTACACCGCCACCATCTCCAGCGTCTTTGCTGGGCGCACAGAAGGCGGCAAAGGGGAGCATGGCACCTTCGGCAAGGACCACCGCGTTCACTACGCCCTCATTGCTTTTTGGGGCAGGGTTTCCAAGAGGCGTGGGGAGGCGGTAGGCTTGACCTCCGAGGACCTCGAGGTCCTGGAAAAAGGCCTTCTGGAAGGCCTCTTGGAGGGGGCCACCACCCGAAGCAAGGTGGGCCAGACCCCTAGGCTTTACCTTCGGGTGGACTGGAAGGAAGGCTTCCGTCCCATGGGGGACCCGCGGGATGGCCTCAGTATACGCCCCGTGGAGGGGAAGGCCCCTGAGGGCATCCGCAGTGTGCGGGACTATGTGTTGCAGGCCCATGCTCTAAGCGAAAGCCTGAACTCCCTCCGGGAAAGCATCGCTAGGGTGCGGCTTTGGCAGCACCCTGACCTACAGCTCGAGGGTCTGAACCTGAGCGGCCTCTCCCTGGAGGAGGTGAACCTCTGAAGGTTCTTCGCTTTCTCATCAAAGGCAAACGGGCCCACTTTCGCCGTTTCTACACCAACTCTTCCTCCCTTACCTATCCTGTTCCCCCCCCTACTACCGTGCAAGGCCTCCTGGCGGCGGCCTTGGGTTTGGGGGAGGAGTACTTGGGGGAACTGAGAGGGCTCTGGGTTTCTGCGAGGCCCACTGCTCCCTTGCGGCACGCTTTCCAGACAGTGAACTACCTTTTTTTAAAGGA encodes:
- the cas7b gene encoding type I-B CRISPR-associated protein Cas7/Csh2; translation: MVANAEILYLYEAKDTNPNGDPDAENRPRMDYVGQRLLVSDVRLKRYVRDYLLARGEDVWVRSREDGSRTDADGRLEDLKGLYKEETGRDAGAKKKDLDPEFLAWYLRRLRDVRLFGAVLPIKAEGESKGGTGQFVGAVQFDWGYSLHPVEVYTATISSVFAGRTEGGKGEHGTFGKDHRVHYALIAFWGRVSKRRGEAVGLTSEDLEVLEKGLLEGLLEGATTRSKVGQTPRLYLRVDWKEGFRPMGDPRDGLSIRPVEGKAPEGIRSVRDYVLQAHALSESLNSLRESIARVRLWQHPDLQLEGLNLSGLSLEEVNL